One Aythya fuligula isolate bAytFul2 chromosome W, bAytFul2.pri, whole genome shotgun sequence genomic window carries:
- the LOC116501405 gene encoding 60S ribosomal protein L17: protein MVRYSLDPENPTKSCKSRGSNLRVHFKNTRETAQAIKGMHIRKATKYLKDVTLKKQCVPFRRYNGGVGRCAQAKQWGWTQGRWPKKSAEFLLHMLKNAESNAELKGLDVDSLVIEHIQVNKAPKMRRRTYRAHGRINPYMSSPCHIEMILTEKEQIVPKPEEEVAQKKKISQKKLKKQKLMARE, encoded by the exons ATGGTCCGCTACTCGCTGGATCCGGAGAACCCCACGAAAT CATGCAAGTCCCGGGGCTCCAACCTGCGGGTGCACTTCAAG AACACTCGTGAGACTGCCCAGGCCATCAAGGGCATGCACATCCGCAAGGCCACCAAGTACCTGAAGGACGTGACCCTGAAGAAGCAGTGCGTTCCCTTCCGTCGCTACAACGGAGGCGTTGGTAGATGCGCCCAG GCCAAGCAGTGGGGCTGGACGCAGGGGCGCTGGCCCAAGAAAAGCGCGGAGTTCTTGCTGCACATGCTGAAAAACGCGGAGAGCAACGCTGAGCTCAAG GGGCTGGACGTGGATTCGCTGGTGATCGAGCACATCCAGGTGAACAAGGCCCCCAAAATGCGCCGGCGCACCTACCGAGCCCACGGGCGGATCAACCCCTACATGAGCTCCCCCTGCCACATCGAGATGATCctgaccgagaaggagcagatCGTCCCCAAGCCGGAAGAAGAAGTGgctcagaagaaaaag ATCTCgcagaagaagctgaagaagcagaagctgaTGGCCCGGGAGTAg
- the LOC116501406 gene encoding UPF0729 protein C18orf32 homolog: MVCIPCIVIPVLLWVYKKFLEPYIYPVIAPFIKRVWPKKAVQETTGTKRGQGGSAGNPRAPSASERDKEDESGVQRFESNGVANGIAAKRATELPDKKTD, translated from the exons ATGGTGTGCATTCCCTGTATCGTCATTCCCGTTCTTCTCTGGGTCTACAAGAAGTTCCTGGAGCCGTACATCTACCCTGTCATTGCACCTTTCATTAAGCGCGTGTGGCCCAAGAAAGCCGTGCAGGAAACGACAGGCACAAAACGAGGGCAAGGAGGCAGTGCTGGAAACCCCCGGGCACCTTCAGCCAGCGAAAGGGATAAGGAGGATGAGTCTGGAGTTCAACGA TTTGAAAGCAACGGGGTTGCGAATGGAATTGCTGCAAAGAGAGCCACAGAACTTCCTgacaagaaaacagattaa